The genomic interval TGCTCTTCCAGCCGTGGCTGATCGCGGAGGGGCCGAGAGGCAGGATCCTGGCCGACGCCTTCGGCCGGACGCAGGGCACGACCGACTCGAGCCTCGCCAATGCCTGGGGTGAGGGCGCGAATCCGGCACACATCAGCGGCGGCTGGGGCGTGCTGACCGCCGCGGCGGCGATCGCGACGATCCTCGCGGTAGGACTGTATCTGCGCGACGGCAGAGACGAGCTGGCCCTGCTCGTGCTGGGTTCGGCTGCGGTGCAAGCATTATCGGTGTTCTGTATGCTGCTGTATTTGAACGGCAAGGGCCAGGTGTTCAAGACGCTCGTCGAGGGTTCCGGCACCGGCGGGCTGGGCGATCTGCTGTCGGGCAACCGCACCGGCAATGTCCGCGAACTCGCCGGCGTCAGCTTCGGCACCGCGGCGATGTTCGGCGCCATCGCCGCGCTCGGCTCCGTGCTGATCGTCGTGACCTGCATGATGCCGGTCCGCAGGACCGATCGGTCCGCGACCGGAATGCCTGCTGAACCCAGGCCGGACCACTCGACGTAGCCGACCTCGGCAGTCGAGGTCGCGTGTGCATTCGAGGTCGTCTCCGAAAGGCGAGCCCTCGACATCGAAAGCGATCACCGCTGGTTTCCTCCTGTGTGTGCTGGGACGGCTACGCAGCAATGGCCCGGTGTTCTCAGCGGCAGTCGACCGCCGTGCCGACCGGTTCGGCGCGGATACGGTGCGGTCGGGGCACGGCCGAACGAATATCAGGCAGCCGAATCGGTGAGATCACCGGTCCTGGTGCCGCAGAGGACCATTCGTCGGACACACGCAAAGTTCTCCTGCTAGAAAATACCGACACGACGGTACGTGGTTCCGCGATTCGCCATGACACGGTGGTGCAGGCCGCAGCATTCGACCGCCTGTCGGCGTTTTCGCCGGCCTGGCGAGGTGGTCGCATTCCCACCGTCGACACTTTTCAGGAGGACCCGTGCGCGATCGGTTGATCTATATCAACGGTAGATGGGTGGATTCGCGACATCGGGCTGGCATCGATGTGCTCAACCCTGCCACCGAGGGTGTGATCGGCGTCGCGGCGGCAGGGTCCGCCGGTGATGTGGATGGTGCGGTGCGGGCAGCTTCGGCGGCGTTTCCCGCTTGGTCGGCGCTTCCGGTGGCCGAGCGCGCGAACTACCTTCGTGCTATCGGTGACGGATTGGAGCGGCGTCGAGCCGACGTCGCGGCATTGATTACCTCCGAGGTGGGTACGCCGTTGACCGTCTCGCAACGGATTCAGGCAGGATTGCCCGTCGCCGATTTCCGCAATTCTGCTGATCTCGCCCTCGAGATCGAGTGGGCAGTGGAGGTCGGGAACTCGCTGGTATCGGCGGAGCCGCTCGGTGTGATCGGTGCGATCACACCGTGGAACTACCCGTTGCATCAGATCGCGGCCAAGGTCTCCGCCGCTCTGGCGGCGGGCTGCACCATTGTGGTCAAACCGAGCGAACTCGCTCCGCTGAACGCTCTGCTACTGGCCGAGGTCGCCGACGAGGCCGGTCTGCCGCCCGGTGTACTGAACATTGTGCCGGGTGACCGGGTGACCGGGGAGGCGCTGGTCGAACACGAACTGGTTGATGCGGTCTCGTTTACCGGTTCGCTGGTCACGGGTCGCCGGATCAGCGAACTCGCTGCCCGCGCACCGAAACGGGTGCTGCTCGAACTCGGCGGCAAATCGGCCTGCATTCTCCTGAACGACTTGTCGGCGGACACGGAGCGTCAGGCCCTCGACGATACTGTGAAGAGTTGCCTGCTCAATTCTGGGCAGACTTGTACCGCGTTGACCAGATTGATTGTTCCGCGAGAGCGAGTGGAACCGGTTCTGGAGAGCGTGTGCACTCTGATGGACCGTTACCCGGCCGGTGACCCCATGGACCCCGATACGAAGCTGGGGCCGGTTGTTTCGCGGGAGCAATACGATACCGTGCTGGCGCATATCGAATCCGCGGTCGATGACGGAGCCCGGCTGGTACACGGAGGGGTGGAGCGCTTTGCTCATCTGACCCACGGCTATTATGTGCGTCCGACGGCCCTGCTGGCTCCTGACAATTCCGTGCCCATCGCGCAAGATGAGGTTTTCGGTCCCGTGCTTACCGTATTGGCGCATGACGGCGAGCCGGACGCGGTCCGCATCGCGAACGATTCCGTCTATGGACTGTCCGGGGCGGTGTGGGGTGAGGATCGCGATCACGCGGTCGCGGTCGCGCGACGGATCCGCAGCGGGCACATAGACATTTGCGGGGGAAGATTCAATCCCATCGCACCGTTCGGCGGGATGAAGCGGTCCGGTTTCGGGCGGGAACTCGGCCGTCACGGCATCGAAGAATATTTGCAGACCAAGTCGTTGCAGCGGTGAGCGGTGACCCGGAATGTCAGACGTCGATTCGAGTGTTAGGCGAGCAATGCGTTTCCCGAGTCTTCCGATCCCCTTCGCGGCAAGCATCAACCCATACGCCGAGCGTGCCGAGCGACACTGCCGGTGGTTCGTCCGCCATTTCGGCCTGGTGACCACGGACGAGGCGGAACGGCACTTCGACGAGTCGCTGCTCGGGATCCTGGTCAGCCGAGCATGTCCGCGAGCGGATCGGGAGACGGTCGAACTTCTGGCGGACTGGATGGGCTGCAACCTCGTACTCGACGATCTTTTCGACGAGACCGATATCGGTGAGGAACCGCCGCGTCTGCGTGCGTTCTGTGACCGGGTACTCGACTGGCTACGCGAAGACGGCTCTGCCGCACCCGACGATTCGCCGTTCGCGCGGGCCTACACCGATATCTGGACCAGGACCTGCGCTCGCGCGAGCCCCACCTGGCGCCGCAGATTTCGTGAGCACTTCGGCCAGTTCCTGAGCCGGTGTGTCTGGGAAGCGAACAATCGGAGGAGCGGAGTGATACCCGGCGTCGACGAGTATCTTCGGATGCGCGCCTGTGCTTTCATGCCCTATATCGATCTGCTGGAACTCGTCGGTCACAGGGAGATCCCCGAACACCTGTACAGGACCGCCATCGTCAGTGAACTCAACCAGACCTTGTCGGACTGTGTGCTATGGACGAACGACCTGTTCTCTTGCGAGAAGGAGTACACGCTCGGCGACGTCCATAACCTGGTGATAGTGCTCGCGGAAGAGAAGAGAATCAGTCTGCAGCAGGCGGCGGACATCGTCGGCGACATGATCCGTGATCGCATCGACCGGTTCGCCGACATTTCCACTGCGATCGCCGGTAGCTGGGCTCTCGAGCACACCGATATGCCGACCAGAGATATCTTGATCGGCCACGTGGACAACATGCGCAGTTGGTTGAGCGGCCAAATGCAATGGCGATTCGAAACCAAACGGAACACCAGCGTCAACCTATCGCTGGTCGAGGGCAAGGCATCCCGGAACTACTAGCCTTCCGCCAAAGTCGTCTGCGGCGTCCGGGATCACTGCAAAATCGCGCAGTCGCGCGAAATATTGGAGTTATCAGTGAGAAAACGGTACGCGCGCGCCCGATATCTGAATACATTGGATCCGGAGCAGGACTGCCACGAGATCCATCGGATCTATTCGAATGTCGAATTTCCCTGGGATTATGGTCGCGGTCTGGAGGTTGCCGTATGGAAGACCTGCTGCGTACCGGAGATTTCCGCGGTTCTGCTTCGGTCGGGGCACTTCGTCCGAGCGGGACAGAAGCGATACGACGACACCCGCATCCTGATCGGCGAGATCGTCGCACACGGCTATGATTCACCTAGAGGAAGGCAATCCATACGACAGATCAATCGCGCGCATCACGGCTTGGATCTGGACGGCGAAGACATGTTGTATGTACTTTCGGCCTTCGTTTTCGAGCCTATCCGGTGGATAGATAAGTGGGCATGGCGTAGCGTGACGCCAGCCGAGCGGCTGGGCTCGTTCTATTTCTTCCGTGAGATCGGAAAGCGCATGAACATCGCCGCCCTGCCCGACACTTACGAATCATTCCTGGAGTTCAACAAGGATTACGAGAAGCGCAGGTTCCGGTACGCCGCGGCCAATCGGGAGTTGAGCAACGCGATGCTCGCCGTGTACACCTCGTGGTATGGCCGTCCGCTCAGCGCGTTGTTCGCGGAGACGCTGATCTGCAGGCTGGACCGGGCGGCCCGCGCGGCATTGGGTCAGCCGGAGCCGAACGTGCTCATCCGGGCGGCGAGCAGGGGGGGCCTGCGTTCGCACGCGCTGGCCGAATTCCTGATGCCCCGGACGACGGCGCGATTGATGACCAGACCGACAGCGCGTACCTACCCCGGCTATCCGATCGGCTACAAGCTCGCAGATATCGGGCCGCACTCCGACCGGGTGCCCGATTCGGCGCGTGCGGGCGATGAAGGATTATCGTGACCGCACGACGTACCCCGCCGACAGCTCATCCTGTTGCGTCCCATCTGGAGCGGACGACCGCGGTCCTGACCACATTCCTGCGTGAACAGTTCGCGCATCTGGGAGATATCGTCGGCGATGACCGGATATGGAGCTCGGTCGTGGCGGATATCGAACGCTTCACCGCCGGCGGCAAGCATCTGCGGCCGGAGTTCTGTTATTGGGGCTGGCGGGCTGGTGGTGGTACAGATAGCGACCGTGTCGTCCAGGTTTCGGCCGCGCTGGAGTTACTGCATGCATTCG from Nocardia wallacei carries:
- a CDS encoding DUF2236 domain-containing protein — encoded protein: MRKRYARARYLNTLDPEQDCHEIHRIYSNVEFPWDYGRGLEVAVWKTCCVPEISAVLLRSGHFVRAGQKRYDDTRILIGEIVAHGYDSPRGRQSIRQINRAHHGLDLDGEDMLYVLSAFVFEPIRWIDKWAWRSVTPAERLGSFYFFREIGKRMNIAALPDTYESFLEFNKDYEKRRFRYAAANRELSNAMLAVYTSWYGRPLSALFAETLICRLDRAARAALGQPEPNVLIRAASRGGLRSHALAEFLMPRTTARLMTRPTARTYPGYPIGYKLADIGPHSDRVPDSARAGDEGLS
- a CDS encoding terpene synthase family protein, which produces MRFPSLPIPFAASINPYAERAERHCRWFVRHFGLVTTDEAERHFDESLLGILVSRACPRADRETVELLADWMGCNLVLDDLFDETDIGEEPPRLRAFCDRVLDWLREDGSAAPDDSPFARAYTDIWTRTCARASPTWRRRFREHFGQFLSRCVWEANNRRSGVIPGVDEYLRMRACAFMPYIDLLELVGHREIPEHLYRTAIVSELNQTLSDCVLWTNDLFSCEKEYTLGDVHNLVIVLAEEKRISLQQAADIVGDMIRDRIDRFADISTAIAGSWALEHTDMPTRDILIGHVDNMRSWLSGQMQWRFETKRNTSVNLSLVEGKASRNY
- a CDS encoding aldehyde dehydrogenase family protein — encoded protein: MRDRLIYINGRWVDSRHRAGIDVLNPATEGVIGVAAAGSAGDVDGAVRAASAAFPAWSALPVAERANYLRAIGDGLERRRADVAALITSEVGTPLTVSQRIQAGLPVADFRNSADLALEIEWAVEVGNSLVSAEPLGVIGAITPWNYPLHQIAAKVSAALAAGCTIVVKPSELAPLNALLLAEVADEAGLPPGVLNIVPGDRVTGEALVEHELVDAVSFTGSLVTGRRISELAARAPKRVLLELGGKSACILLNDLSADTERQALDDTVKSCLLNSGQTCTALTRLIVPRERVEPVLESVCTLMDRYPAGDPMDPDTKLGPVVSREQYDTVLAHIESAVDDGARLVHGGVERFAHLTHGYYVRPTALLAPDNSVPIAQDEVFGPVLTVLAHDGEPDAVRIANDSVYGLSGAVWGEDRDHAVAVARRIRSGHIDICGGRFNPIAPFGGMKRSGFGRELGRHGIEEYLQTKSLQR